CGCCGAGGAATGCGGGCTTGACAGTCTCGGTGTCGGCAGCGACGGGCTCGCCTTCGACAGATTCGGAGatgatctcctcctccagcttgTCACCGAGAACAGCACTCTCCTCGTCCCCAGCAGGCGAGGATCCGTCGGCATCAACGACGTAGGTCTGGTCGTCGCCGGGAATGATGGTGGAAGCGAGGTCAGGCTGCGAAGCAGTGCTAGACGAGCTTCCGACTACAACGCTTGAAGCTTGGCTGGCGGAGCTACTGGCGGACTCGGATACGGCCGAAGACACGGCAGGGATGACACTGCTGATGCTCTCCTTGATCCCGCTGGCAACGCTGCTAACGGAGCTCGCCACTCCGCCAGAGCCAAGGTCGGTGGCCGGGGACTCGTCCTCGATGACACTTGCAGCCGATTCCAGAGGGTCTTCTTCGGGAGCGGAGACGCCCTCGGAGGCAGCAGCCTCAGAGGCACGAAGGCGctcggcttcctcggcggcaaggcgcGCGGTCTCGCTGTCGAAGTTGTCGGAAGAGTCCTGGGCAGCGAGCTTCCAGACGCCAACCTGCTTGAGCCTTGCGAGTTCCTGTGCAGCAGATTGGGCGACGGCCATGCCGGAATCCTCCACTTCGTTTGAGGCTTCGCGTGCCTGTTCCAGGCCGGGGTGGGTAATGATGAGCTTCTTGAGGTCCATGGTCCACTCGTCGAAGCGGTCCTTCAGCTCGTGATACTTGGCCCAGTCCTTGTAGGTGATGCCGTCCATCCAGGCCCACTTCATTCCAATCTTTTGGAGAGCCAAGTCGCGGATGCTCTCGAGGATCTTAAAGTGGGTGTCtgcggccgccgagacggcgctCTCGATTTCGGCCTCGTATTCGTCCTTCCAGGCGCGGATCTTCTGCGCCTTCTCCTTGACGTTTAATCCAGACTTCCGGACAGAGGCGAAAAGCTCTtcctgggcggcgtcgggggcGTCAGCCGACTGTTGAACGAGCCTGATTATCTTCTTTTGCAGAgcatcgacctcggccttggcggcatTCTGGAGCTCGGCGACAAGTGTCTTGCCCTGGCCATGGGCCTTTTCCTTGATGACACGCTGGGAGATCTCCTCGACGCGGTCTTCGATTTCGGAAGCGCCTTCATCAGCGGCCTTGGCGAACTTGGACTGCCAGCTGCTGAGATCCTCGGCGACAATATCGCGGGCGGTCTTGCGGGCGTCAGactcatcctcgccggccggggGCGGGCGGACCTGCTCCGACTTGTCGTGCTGGGCGACCTCGGAGGCGTCAGGAATGTGGGCGCTCTCAATGGCAGTGGAAGCCTTCTCGGTGGCAGAAGAGATAGCGGAGGAGACCGAGGCAGCGGCAGTGGACGCAGTGGACGCAGCGGGCTTGGTGAAGGACGATGCTTTGGCCGTGGCGCTGTACCAGATGTCAGTAGTTTCTTGGGGTGAGTGAGCAGAGTTGGACGCGTATTCTCTCTTACCTCTCGGAGACGTTGTCGAACGATCCCTTGGTCTTGTTCTTGAAGCGGCCAAGGCGCTGTCCGATCCTAGCCAGCTGGGGCTCGACATTCTCCAGATACAAAACGCGGAACTGGGGCCAGACGgtggcgtcgaggaagcTGTAGGTCTTGTTCCAGGCCCAATAGGCGGAGGGGacggccgtctcggtggTGAAGCGAGAGGCGACGGCGTAGCCCTGAGCGGCATAGGGGTGGGCAAAGTGGTACGAGGGCAGGAGGATGTCGTGGTAGGTCTGCAGGGCGTTGGTGCGAGCAATGTCGTAGTATGGGCCCAGGGTGGTGGAGGCCTTGGCGACGTGGGGAGCGACGGTCTGGTCGTACTTGTCCTGTGCCTGCTTCTGGTAGACGGCGAGCTTCGG
The genomic region above belongs to Colletotrichum higginsianum IMI 349063 chromosome 2, whole genome shotgun sequence and contains:
- a CDS encoding Transcription factor, whose product is MEATSGFANGFPKVPNGKINGKVYGNTNSTKTTIVKTNSTSTNGKMNGQAVTVKRRSTPQRGPTLIGRSFNVVARILTWYSIISILFRCPANLDACDESSPRICKPYFQLKHAVTPHLEPYYHTYASPYVEKATPYYNVANERVFVPTKAYATKYAGPRLQQAQAYGQAQWDKNIHPKLAVYQKQAQDKYDQTVAPHVAKASTTLGPYYDIARTNALQTYHDILLPSYHFAHPYAAQGYAVASRFTTETAVPSAYWAWNKTYSFLDATVWPQFRVLYLENVEPQLARIGQRLGRFKNKTKGSFDNVSESATAKASSFTKPAASTASTAAASVSSAISSATEKASTAIESAHIPDASEVAQHDKSEQVRPPPAGEDESDARKTARDIVAEDLSSWQSKFAKAADEGASEIEDRVEEISQRVIKEKAHGQGKTLVAELQNAAKAEVDALQKKIIRLVQQSADAPDAAQEELFASVRKSGLNVKEKAQKIRAWKDEYEAEIESAVSAAADTHFKILESIRDLALQKIGMKWAWMDGITYKDWAKYHELKDRFDEWTMDLKKLIITHPGLEQAREASNEVEDSGMAVAQSAAQELARLKQVGVWKLAAQDSSDNFDSETARLAAEEAERLRASEAAASEGVSAPEEDPLESAASVIEDESPATDLGSGGVASSVSSVASGIKESISSVIPAVSSAVSESASSSASQASSVVVGSSSSTASQPDLASTIIPGDDQTYVVDADGSSPAGDEESAVLGDKLEEEIISESVEGEPVAADTETVKPAFLGAAAQSVSSRVPILDDDEDAESVSSRAQEAYSAAVSKASEQYSSASAAISAKIYGTLQPTQEKLIASASGAYADALAAANSRYEDAVKAASKVLYGTATAKSTPSYDWASVEAIASERLNEGRLWAEQQYESAKIALGLATATPTSQVEKLLDQAKYNYYAGLGVAHARYSDFLAAASSALNSATATPTPTNVAGTASSVASVATRSADAVASGAQKEAVAVASAVSDGFSAAASIVSDSLSAGVQDVVDAAQAIEKGVSDTWEAVVSRASIQIYGQPTPTAWYDNAYSGAGQFASQATAAVVESLAAAQGQAAKQYEDISKLVSELLVGKEPTYSESVLGRLQAAYSTGLASAASLASAASSTASSAASAVKNAVKETVQHARDEL